A single genomic interval of Chryseobacterium paludis harbors:
- a CDS encoding bacteriocin-like protein, with translation MKNLKKINRQEMKTIQGGINCMGGQLCLINGKWQCMPYDGCGGGNQP, from the coding sequence ATGAAAAATTTAAAAAAAATCAACAGACAAGAAATGAAAACCATCCAGGGCGGCATTAACTGCATGGGTGGACAACTGTGTTTGATCAACGGAAAATGGCAGTGTATGCCATATGACGGATGTGGTGGCGGAAATCAACCGTAA
- a CDS encoding alpha/beta hydrolase-fold protein has protein sequence MQYLQKIFLSFILFSSIAFSQTYTITSTALPGKAFPKIDAERKAKFRVYFPDAKSVTLDGGDGMKSIKSLVSKDKDGFWNISTTPLEIGFHYYWLNVDGKRVNDPNTQLYFGYGQPTSGIEVPSGEDFFMEKNVKHGEIVDDSLNSNITQGKRNFKVYLPPNYGSEKLPVLYLYHGTGEDITGWEKQGFIRQILDNLFAEKKAKEMIVVMDYGVALNPEEEKMADDYPRTVLSSKNLNKNLTQELIPYIEKKYKTTDKKAIAGLSRGSYQAMLIGASHPEMFSAIGVFSPVIYEGTESDPFKELPIGNLLKSKKKPYFFIGIGEKEEARFFEFNKTLNDFFSQNKYSYTLYSSAGTYHEWLTWRRSLYQFAQKIFK, from the coding sequence ATGCAGTACCTACAAAAGATATTTCTTAGTTTCATTTTATTTTCTTCAATAGCATTTTCCCAAACCTATACAATTACTTCTACAGCCTTGCCTGGAAAAGCATTTCCTAAAATAGATGCAGAGAGGAAAGCGAAATTTCGTGTTTATTTTCCAGATGCAAAATCGGTGACCTTAGATGGTGGTGATGGAATGAAAAGTATAAAATCCCTTGTTTCAAAAGATAAAGATGGCTTTTGGAATATCTCAACAACACCGTTGGAAATAGGGTTTCATTATTACTGGTTGAATGTGGATGGCAAACGGGTAAATGATCCAAATACACAGCTGTATTTTGGCTATGGCCAACCTACCAGTGGTATTGAAGTTCCCTCAGGAGAAGATTTTTTTATGGAGAAAAATGTAAAACACGGGGAAATAGTTGATGACAGCTTAAATTCGAATATAACACAGGGTAAAAGAAATTTTAAAGTATATCTTCCCCCGAATTACGGATCGGAGAAGCTACCTGTTCTGTACTTATATCATGGTACAGGAGAAGATATTACAGGATGGGAAAAACAAGGTTTTATCCGCCAAATTCTTGATAACCTTTTTGCAGAGAAAAAAGCTAAGGAAATGATCGTGGTTATGGATTATGGAGTTGCATTAAATCCAGAAGAAGAAAAGATGGCAGATGATTATCCAAGAACTGTTCTTTCTTCCAAAAACCTTAACAAAAACCTTACTCAGGAACTGATTCCCTATATTGAAAAGAAATATAAAACGACTGATAAAAAAGCTATTGCCGGACTTTCTCGCGGAAGTTATCAGGCCATGCTTATCGGAGCTAGTCATCCTGAGATGTTTTCAGCAATTGGGGTATTTAGCCCAGTGATTTATGAAGGTACCGAATCCGACCCTTTTAAAGAACTTCCAATCGGAAACTTATTAAAATCAAAGAAAAAGCCTTACTTTTTTATTGGAATCGGGGAAAAAGAAGAGGCAAGGTTTTTTGAATTTAATAAAACATTGAATGATTTTTTTAGCCAAAATAAGTATTCTTACACTTTATACAGTTCTGCAGGCACTTATCATGAATGGCTTACCTGGAGAAGATCTCTATATCAGTTTGCTCAGAAGATTTTCAAATAA
- a CDS encoding alpha/beta fold hydrolase produces MKNLLNSCKFLTPLVMVVIMMFTASQLYGQQIMPSNSGYVPVNGIKVYYEVYGEGRPIVLLHGAFMTIDTNWGQLIPELSKTRKVIAIELQGHGHTAFSDRKLSHATLASDVVGVMDYLKIESADVVGYSFGGAIAYEFAIQSPKRLKNLVIISATYKSSGWLPEINNAFKNMKPELFANSPMQTAYDAVAPDKTKWTKFLEQMIASAGVPYDFGDNNISKISSPVLIISGDNDGLDKVELAKTYKLLGGGISADFKPMPKSQLAIVPGQSHVSLMMQTSIILGYLNSFLK; encoded by the coding sequence ATGAAAAATCTATTAAATTCCTGTAAGTTCCTTACGCCATTAGTAATGGTTGTTATTATGATGTTTACAGCATCGCAATTATATGGGCAACAAATAATGCCTTCTAACAGTGGCTACGTACCGGTTAATGGTATTAAAGTTTATTATGAAGTATATGGTGAGGGTAGACCCATTGTTCTATTGCATGGCGCTTTTATGACCATTGACACAAACTGGGGGCAGTTAATTCCAGAGCTGTCAAAAACAAGGAAAGTCATTGCAATTGAATTGCAGGGACATGGACATACAGCATTTTCAGATAGAAAATTGTCTCATGCTACCTTAGCAAGTGATGTAGTTGGAGTCATGGATTATCTGAAAATTGAAAGTGCCGATGTAGTAGGGTATAGCTTTGGAGGTGCTATAGCATACGAATTTGCTATCCAAAGTCCTAAACGACTTAAGAACCTGGTAATCATTTCTGCGACCTATAAAAGTAGTGGTTGGCTACCTGAGATAAACAATGCTTTTAAGAACATGAAGCCAGAACTTTTTGCAAACAGCCCTATGCAGACTGCGTATGATGCAGTAGCACCTGATAAAACAAAATGGACAAAATTCTTAGAGCAGATGATTGCTTCCGCTGGAGTTCCATATGACTTTGGAGACAATAATATTTCGAAAATTTCTTCACCTGTATTAATTATTTCTGGAGATAATGACGGACTGGATAAAGTAGAGCTGGCAAAAACATATAAATTGTTGGGAGGTGGTATTTCTGCAGATTTTAAACCAATGCCAAAATCTCAATTAGCCATCGTTCCAGGACAGAGCCATGTCAGCCTTATGATGCAGACTTCAATTATTTTGGGTTATTTGAACAGTTTTTTAAAGTAA
- a CDS encoding bifunctional helix-turn-helix transcriptional regulator/GNAT family N-acetyltransferase yields the protein MKQEYIDQIRSFNRNYTQVLGLLNKGILDGDLGISEVRVMREIYFNSDITPTQIASTLELDKGFLSRILKRFEKLGLTIKKKSGEDHRSNIINLTDVGRMTYEKINLDSDNQIENLFTDFSKEKLKTIIRCMNTIDSLLHQKDDHDPVDPIIIRPIEEKDNEQLAALIRQVFDEFNASKKGSVYDDPQTDILYQHFLHPSAEYWVVECNHTILGGCGFYPTPGLPSSCAEIVKFYLSDKLRGNGIGLYLLNMIEERAKKAGYHQLYLESFEVFQGAVSLYEKLGYKHLDDSLGNSGHYATTIHMLKSID from the coding sequence ATGAAACAAGAATATATTGACCAAATAAGATCCTTTAACAGGAATTATACGCAGGTACTGGGGTTGCTTAACAAAGGTATCCTGGATGGAGACCTTGGCATTTCGGAGGTTAGGGTTATGCGTGAAATTTATTTCAATTCTGATATAACACCAACACAAATCGCCAGTACTCTTGAATTAGATAAAGGTTTCTTAAGCCGGATACTTAAACGTTTTGAAAAATTGGGTCTCACTATTAAAAAGAAATCTGGAGAAGACCATCGCTCAAATATTATTAATCTTACAGATGTAGGTCGTATGACGTATGAAAAAATAAATCTTGATTCGGACAATCAGATAGAAAATTTATTTACTGACTTTTCCAAAGAGAAATTGAAAACCATCATTCGATGTATGAATACCATCGATTCACTTCTTCACCAAAAGGATGATCATGACCCAGTTGACCCTATCATTATTCGTCCGATTGAAGAAAAGGACAATGAGCAATTAGCGGCTCTTATTCGTCAGGTATTTGATGAATTCAATGCTTCTAAAAAAGGAAGCGTATATGATGATCCCCAGACAGATATATTATATCAACATTTTCTACATCCTTCTGCTGAATATTGGGTAGTAGAATGTAATCATACAATTTTAGGAGGGTGTGGCTTTTATCCAACCCCAGGACTACCTTCATCATGTGCGGAGATTGTCAAGTTCTACCTTTCAGATAAATTAAGGGGAAATGGTATTGGCTTATATCTTCTTAATATGATTGAAGAAAGAGCAAAAAAAGCTGGTTACCATCAACTCTACCTGGAATCCTTCGAGGTATTTCAAGGTGCAGTATCTTTATATGAAAAACTGGGTTACAAACATTTAGATGACTCACTCGGTAATTCAGGACATTACGCTACAACAATTCATATGTTGAAAAGTATCGATTAG
- a CDS encoding bacteriocin-like protein, whose translation MKNFKKISRDHLKNINGGAVTCSEACCPPPGTKRCPWVYCFAPCEILS comes from the coding sequence ATGAAAAATTTTAAGAAAATTTCAAGAGATCACCTGAAGAATATTAATGGTGGTGCCGTGACGTGCTCTGAAGCATGTTGTCCTCCTCCAGGAACAAAAAGATGTCCTTGGGTGTATTGTTTTGCACCATGTGAGATATTGAGCTAA
- a CDS encoding dihydrofolate reductase family protein translates to MRKITVLSMMTLDGVMQAPGGPQEDVSGDFKYGGWTVSYGDELFGEIMKEEMKPSDYLLGRKTFDIFSSYWPQHADFWPGINDGNKYILSHTVEESDWGNTTFIKSLEDIKMLKNSEGADIQVWGSSKLVQLLLKHDLVDEMRLKIYPLILGEGKKLFENNMIPAAFTLTENPVTSKGVIIATYKRDGKVITGDVEI, encoded by the coding sequence ATGAGGAAAATAACTGTTTTATCAATGATGACATTGGATGGTGTTATGCAGGCTCCTGGTGGACCTCAGGAAGACGTATCCGGAGACTTCAAATATGGTGGATGGACGGTGTCTTACGGGGATGAGCTTTTCGGCGAGATCATGAAAGAAGAAATGAAGCCATCGGATTATCTTTTGGGTAGGAAAACCTTTGATATTTTTTCATCCTATTGGCCTCAGCATGCTGACTTCTGGCCAGGTATCAATGATGGTAATAAATACATTCTGTCTCACACCGTGGAAGAATCAGATTGGGGAAACACCACTTTTATTAAAAGTCTTGAAGACATCAAAATGCTCAAGAATTCGGAAGGTGCTGATATTCAGGTTTGGGGCAGCAGTAAGCTTGTCCAATTGCTGCTAAAACATGATCTCGTTGATGAAATGCGGCTCAAAATTTACCCCTTAATCCTTGGTGAAGGGAAAAAGCTATTTGAAAATAATATGATCCCGGCGGCATTTACATTAACGGAAAATCCGGTAACATCAAAAGGAGTTATTATAGCCACTTACAAACGTGATGGAAAAGTGATAACTGGTGATGTTGAAATTTAG